The Oncorhynchus tshawytscha isolate Ot180627B linkage group LG12, Otsh_v2.0, whole genome shotgun sequence genome includes a window with the following:
- the LOC112263103 gene encoding protein crumbs homolog 1-like: MEFERFHSKYQKPLLLIMMTFKLGILCTAAADKCLSAPCQNGGTCLDQMGNYTCLCPRWPVRYMGKDCRELYDPCVHDAPCANCTSTLGTEVYTCHCPDNFAGTNCTLNINIKCESNPCKGVRSHCVDRVDSYTCHCPPGYGGDHCQARDCTEEPCHNGATCVDTSDGYQCQCVPGFQGRDCEENMDDCKSLPCQNGAICKDDVNGYQCFCVPGFQGYHCDLDINECVSRPCKNNGTCVNEVDRYECKCLLGFKGMNCEVEIDECEEQPCQHGATCHDRVGLYTCECVSGYEGRDCELDIDECASGPCLNEGNCTDLVNSYECDCNGTGFTGEQCEVDISECASDPCQNGATCLEGVNQYDCFCWTGYEGKNCQVDIDECELQPCENGGECFQRSELLHYGVLSGLDDREFNYEEAAGFLCHCQPGFAGESCEENIDECESAPCQNGGSCEDLVKSYQCDCPPGFTGMHCEVDIDECESEPCQNGGSCKDAANSYTCNCVTGGPGEEPWGGHNCDVRLIGCREHLCENGATCVPILSQEGHSGEDGDEQEHDHTCLCHPGFTGKHCSIPTTFSFNREGYVLIHLPPTANRTSRGIDPQHHHLHYGIHVQLRFRTTLAEMLLFYRGAEDYSVSLEIVGGHIHARAGSGKELQATYHLPVNDGDWHEAKVTMDEKLVLMVKGPGCDNDGGCTVEDEGHNQLTFFQPGSFPQVYVGGAPQKYLDNTESRKGFIGCMEDLQVDHQLLLPQDISPEHVQDMELGCNKTDWCHPDPCHHRGHCIDLWTSFSCECDRPYHGSLCEEEYPSWTFSNEDTVSYAAFNINQTDGENFNISFFLRSLKPSGLLLQLRRGSRAYLTLYLREGTLVFNSPPTTLFSNGTYIISGQRELVTVVVRQGQVGFSQGGTQLSLGRVRMEQGDVVYMGGLPPGESTAPWGGHFKGCLQDITLDHMHLYLHLPEEECHTHKAFECYIPKQSENMLDGCVSDEACKAGPCQNGGTCTVTWNDFECTCPMNFSGRRCDTRVWCVSDPCVVGSQCVDLVDGYECLTNATFESNALQFTANGSLVATVTSVSMDLRTREENGVLLRATNGAEVFCLGLLNSSLLVKLLSGNSLELQAFTSDLPISDGAWHHLHLAMTDPLQPVSRWRLTVDGRRAGSTMGTAGHLNFLNNTTVWLAENYTGCLGEVRVGGVYLPLLDNQDAPQAARFIRQGGQENKMGCVATDVCQYQPCLNQGTCQDLWNLFNCSCSPGWEGEFCQRDTDECASGPCAHGTCTDLLANYQCECHKGWGGRDCEEEVDDCLEHSCMNGGSCLDGTGTYQCVCPPGYTGRRCQWRFPPQQCDEETQCDNGGVCVDGIWGTNCTCKPGYTGDWCEAEIDECESRPCLNGATCLDRLSSFQCVCVPGFSGTQCESNRQEQRQRVPWLVVAIPLASLCVLLAVVALVFMVLTARKKRQSEGTYSPSAQEVAGARLEMGSVLKVPPEERLI; this comes from the exons ATGGAGTTTGAGAGGTTTCATTCAAAGTACCAAAAACCTTTGCTGCTCATCATGATGACGTTCAAACTGG GTATACTGtgcacagcagcagcagacaaGTGTCTGTCGGCCCCGTGTCAGAATGGCGGTACGTGTCTCGACCAAATGGGCAACTACACGTGTCTCTGCCCCAGATGGCCAGTCCGCTATATGGGCAAGGACTGTAGGGAGCTGTATGACCCCTGTGTCCACGATGCGCCATGCGCCAACTGTACCAGCACACTGGGCACAGAGGTCTACACCTGCCACTGCCCCGACAACTTCGCAGGGACCAACtgcacactcaacatcaacatcaagTGTGAGAGCAACCCATGTAAGGGTGTCAGGTCCCATTGTGTGGACAGGGTGGATAGCTACACCTGCCACTGTCCCCCTGGCTATGGAGGAGATCACTGCCAGGCGAGGGACTGCACTGAGGAGCCGTGCCACAACGGTGCCACCTGTGTTGACACATCGGATGGGTACCAGTGCCAGTGCGTCCCAGGCTTCCAGGGGAGGGACTGTGAGGAGAACATggatgactgtaagtcactcccTTGTCAGAACGGAGCCATCTGCAAAGATGACGTCAACGGATACCAGTGCTTTTGTGTGCCTGGTTTCCAAGGCTACCACTGCGACCTGGACATTAACGAGTGTGTGTCGCGGCCGTGCAAGAACAATGGGACCTGTGTCAATGAGGTGGACCGCTATGAGTGCAAATGTCTGCTAGGGTTCAAAG GGATGAACTGTGAAGTGGAGATCGATGAGTGTGAGGAGCAGCCCTGCCAGCATGGAGCCACCTGCCACGACCGTGTGGGCCTGTACACCTGTGAGTGTGTTTCCGGGTACGAGGGCCGTGACTGTGAGCTGGACATTGATGAGTGTGCCAGCGGGCCGTGTCTCAACGAGGGCAACTGTACAGACCTGGTGAACAG cTATGAGTGTGACTGCAACGGGACAGGCTTCACAGGAGAGCAATGTGAGGTGGACATCTCTGAGTGTGCTTCGGACCCCTGCCAGAATGGAGCCACCTGCCTAGAGGGGGTCAACCAATACGACTGTTTCTGctggacag gttaTGAAGGGAAGAACTGTCAGGTGGATATTGATGAGTGTGAGCTGCAGCCCTGTGAGAACGGAGGAGAGTGTTTCCAGCGCTCAGAGCTGCTGCACTACGGGGTGCTGTCTGGACTGGATGACAGGGAGTTCAACTATGAGGAAGCAGCTGGGTTCCTCTGCCACTGTCAGCCTGGGTTTGCTG GTGAGAGCTGTGAAGAGAATATAGACGAGTGTGAGTCTGCTCCATGTCAGAACGGAGGGAGCTGTGAGGACCTGGTCAAGTCATACCAGTGTGACTGTCCGCCTGGGTTCACAG GTATGCACTGCGAGGTAGACATTGACGAGTGTGAGAGCGAGCCCTGTCAGAACGGTGGGTCCTGCAAGGACGCCGCCAACTCCTACACCTGCAACTGTGTGACGGGGGGTCCAGGGGAGGAGCCATGGGGTGGCCATAACTGTGACGTCCGTCTGATTGGCTGCAGGGAACACCTGTGTGAGAACGGAGCCACGTGTGTGCCCATCCTAAGCCAAGAAGGGCACAGTGGGGAAGATGGGGATGAACAAGAGCATGACCACACCTGCCTCTGTCACCCTGGCTTCACTGGGAAGCACTGCAGCATTCCCACCACCTTCTCCTTCAACAGAGAGGGGTATGTCCTTATCCACCTCCCTCCTACAGCTAACAGGACCAGTAGAGGGATTGACCCccagcaccaccacctccactatgGGATCCACGTCCAGCTGCGCTTCAGGACCACCCTGGCTGAAATGCTGCTGTTCTACAGAGGGGCTGAGGACTACAGTGTGTCCCTGGAGATTGTGGGGGGCCATATCCATGCTAGAGCTGGATCAGGGAAGGAGCTACAGGCCACCTACCATCTCCCTGTCAATGACGGAGACTGGCATGAGGCCAAAGTGACCATGGATGAGAAGCTGGTGCTGATGGTGAAAGGACCAGGCTGTGACAATGACGGGGGTTGCACAGTGGAGGACGAAGGACACAACCAACTGACCTTCTTCCAACCTGGATCATTCCCCCAGGTCTATGTGGGTGGGGCCCCCCAGAAGTATCTGGACAACACAGAGAGTAGGAAGGGTTTCATTGGCTGCATGGAGGATCTACAGGTTGACCACCAGCTGCTACTGCCTCAGGATATCTCTCCAGAGCACGTCCAAGACATGGAGCTGGGCTGCAACAAGACCGACTGGTGTCATCCTGATCCTTGCCATCATCGTGGGCATTGTATTGACCTGTGGACTAGCTTCAGCTGTGAGTGTGATCGACCCTATCACGGCTCCCTGTGTGAAGAAG AATACCCCTCATGGACATTCAGTAATGAAGACACTGTGAGCTATGCTGCCTTCAACATCAACCAAACGGACGGGGAGAACTTCAACATCTCCTTCTTCCTGCGCTCTCTGAAGCCTAGTGGCCTGCTCCTCCAGCTGCGGAGAGGGAGCAGGGCCTACCTCACCCTGTACCTGCGGGAGGGAACCCTGGTCTTCAACAGCCCCCCCACCACCCTGTTCTCTAACGGTACCTACATCATCAGCGGACAGAGGGAGCTGGTCACTGTGGTGGTACGCCAGGGTCAGGTAGGGTTCAGTCAGGGTGGGACACAGTTATCCCTGGGGCGGGTGAGGATGGAGCAGGGGGACGTGGTGTACATGGGGGGTCTGCCACCGGGGGAGTCCACTGCCCCCTGGGGAGGTCACTTCAAAGGCTGCTTACAGGACATCACTCTGGACCACATGCACCTGTACCTTCATCTCCCAGAGGAGGAGTGCCACACCCACAAAGCGTTCGAGTGCTACATCCCAAAACAATCGGAGAACATGTTGGATGGCTGTGTCAGTGATGAGGCATGCAAG GCTGGTCCCTGTCAGAACGGAGGAACGTGCACAGTCACCTGGAATGACTTTGAGTGCACCTGTCCCATGAACTTCTCTGGCAGGCGATGTGATACACGCGTGTGGTGTGTCAGCGACCCCTGTGTCGTGGGCAGCCAGTGTGTGGATCTAGTTGACGGTTACGAGT GCCTCACTAACGCCACCTTTGAGAGCAACGCTCTGCAGTTCACAGCTAATGGCTCGCTGGTTGCCACGGTGACCAGTGTCTCCATGGATTTACGTACTCGGGAGGAGAACGGCGTGCTGCTGCGGGCCACTAACGGAGCAGAGGTCTTCTGTCTGGGTTTGCTCAACTCCTCCCTGCTGGTCAAACTACTGAGCGGCAACAGCCTGGAGCTACAGGCCTTCACCAGCGACCTGCCCATCTCAGACGGGGCCTGGcaccacctccacctggccatgACAGACCCCCTGCAGCCTGTGTCCCGCTGGCGCCTCACTGTGGACGGGCGCAGGGCTGGCAGCACCATGGGCACGGCCGGGCACCTCAACTTCCTCAACAACACCACCGTGTGGCTAGCAGAGAACTACACAGGCTGTCTGGGAGAGGTGAGGGTGGGAGGAGTCTACCTACCTCTGTTGGACAACCAAGATGCCCCCCAGGCAGCCCGGTTTATCAGACAGGGGGGGCAGGAGAACAAGATGGGGTGTGTTGCTACTGATGTGTGTCAGTACCAGCCCTGCCTCAACCAGGGCACCTGCCAGGACCTCTGGAACCTGTTCAACTGCAGCTGTTCCCCGGGCTGGGAGGGAGAGTTCTGCCAGAGGGACACAGATGAGTGTGCCTCAGGCCCCTGTGCCCACGGCACCTGCACAGACCTGCTGGCAAACTACCAGTGTGAGTGTCACAAAGGATGGGGGGGCAGGGACTgtgaggaggaggtggatgaCTGCCTGGAGCACAGCTGTATGAACGGGGGCTCCTGCCTAGACGGGACGGGTACCTACCAGTGTGTGTGCCCCCCTGGATACACCGGCCGCCGCTGCCA ATGGAGATTCCCTCCGCAGCAGTGTGATGAAGAGACACAGTGTGACAACGGTGGGGTCTGCGTGGATGGGATCTGGGGTACCAACTGCACCTGCAAACCTGGCTACACTGGAGACTG GTGTGAGGCAGAGATAGATGAGTGTGAGTCCAGACCCTGTCTCAACGGTGCTACCTGCCTGGACCGACTCAGCagcttccagtgtgtgtgtgtgccgggcTTCAGCGGCACACAGTGTGAAAGCAAT AGACAGGAGCAGAGGCAGCGTGTGCCCTGGCTGGTGGTGGCCATCCCTCTGGCCAGCCTGTGTGTGCTGCTGGCTGTGGTGGCCCTGGTGTTCATGGTGCTGACCGCACGCAAGAAGCGCCAGTCGGAAGGCACCTACAGCCCCAGCGCCCAGGAGGTGGCAGGGGCACGGCTGGAGATGGGCAGTGTACTCAAAGTGCCCCCCGAGGAGAGGCTCATATGA
- the LOC112263091 gene encoding folylpolyglutamate synthase, mitochondrial: MVHYSLVTLSFLLHTKDQAGLHFSTSSTGLFIMDYEEAVCALNTLQTNVSVLDQVQRERSELPELQLQAMRGFLHRTGLTVDKLDHLNIIHVTGTKGKGSTCAFTERILRDYGFRTGFYSSPHLVQVRERIRINGQPISKELFTKYFWEVFSQLDATKDSHGVNMPAYFRFLTILAFHVFLQERVDLAVIEVGIGGAYDCTNIIRKPWVCGISSLGIDHTSILGNTIEEIAWQKAGIFKPGVPVFTVKQLDRPMTVLQDRAKEIGCPLWVCPDLEQYESGAGPLSLGLAGQQQRCNASLALQLSKTWLQRYRQSDDQLAAPIVENRLVSQATAFKPSPIMVKGLEVTEWPGRTQTLRHGPVTYYLDGAHTTGSMQACVHWFSQEIQQEESSNRSPVIRVLLFNTTGERDSAAMLKLLEPCQFDFAVFCPNITETITENNADQQNFNVSVENMLTRCLDNQISWQSLSGTETKQGSESELLIKGRLPLLAKTRTHTMVFPCILSALQWISQGRDAVLAAAGSPYLPVQPSVTAKAEPLREAAQVSVLVTGSLHLVGGVLKYLDPSLAS; this comes from the exons ATGGTTCACTACTCTCTGGTCACACTGTCATTCTTACTGCACACTAAGGACCAGGCAGGACTACACTTCTCAACCTCATCTACTGGGCTTTTCATAATGGATTATGAG gaAGCAGTGTGTGCTCTGAACACCTTGCAGACCAATGTGAGTGTGTTGGATCAGGTGCAGAGGGAGCGGAGTGAGCTACCTGAGCTGCAGCTCCAGGCCATGCGGGGCTTCCTCCATCGTACAGGCCTCACA GTAGACAAGCTGGACCACCTCAATATAATCCATGTGACAGGCACCAAGGGCAAG GGATCAACATGTGCCTTTACTGAGAGAATCCTCAGGGACTATGGCTTTCGGACTGGGTTTtacag CTCACCACACCTGGTACAGGTCAGAGAGAGAATACGCATCAATGGACAACCAATCAGCAAAGAGCTCTTCACCAAATACTTCTGGGAGGTGTTTTCCCAGTTAGATGCTACAAAG GACTCCCATGGAGTTAATATGCCGGCCTATTTCCGCTTCCTCACCATCCTGGCGTTCCATGTCTTCCTACAGGAGAGG GTTGATTTAGCTGTTATTGAGGTTGGGATTGGAGGGGCCTATGACTGTACGAACATCATCAG GAAGCCGTGGGTTTGTGGGATATCCTCCTTAGGAATTGATCATACAAGTATACTAGGAAACACCATAGAGGAGATCGCCTGGCAGAAAGCAGGCATATTTAAG CCAGGGGTGCCCGTGTTCACTGTCAAGCAGCTAGATAGGCCCATGACTGTTCTACAGGACAGAGCCAAAGAGATAGGG TGTCCTCTGTGGGTTTGTCCAGATCTGGAGCAGTATGAGTCTGGGGCTGGCCCTCTGAGTCTGGGCCTGGCTGGACAACAGCAGCGTTGCAACGCATCACTCGCCCTGCAGCTCAGCAAGACCTGGCTACAGCGCTACAGacagtctg ATGATCAGCTTGCTGCCCCGATAGTGGAGAACAGGCTGGTCTCCCAGGCAACAGCCTTTAAGCCCAGCCCCATCATGGTCAAAG gcTTGGAGGTGACAGAGTGGCCTGGAAGAACTCAGACTCTGAGGCATGGTCCTGTCACCTACTACCTGGACGGAGCCCACACCACGGGCAGCATGCAGGCCTGTGTACACTGGTTCAGCCAGGAGATCCAGCAGGAAGAGAGTAGCAACAG gagcCCTGTGATCCGAGTACTGCTGTTCAACACCACAGGAGAGAGGGACTCTGCTGCCATGCTCAAACTCCTAGAG CCATGCCAGTTTGATTTTGCTGTGTTTTGTCCCAACATCACTGAAACTATTACAGAAAACAATGCAG ATCAGCAGAATTTCAATGTGTCTGTGGAGAACATGCTGACCCGTTGCCTTGACAACCAGATCAGCTGGCAGAGCCTGAGTGGAACAGAGACTAAGCAGGGGTCTGAATCTGAGCTGCTGATAAAGGGCAGGCTCCCCTTGCTGGCCAAGACCAGGACCCACACCATGGTCTTCCCTTGCATCCTCAGCGCCCTCCAGTGGATCAGCCAGGGAAGGGACGCTGTGCTGGCTGCTGCAGGGAGCCCCTATCTCCCAGTACAGCCCAGTGTCACGGCAAAAGCAGAACCATTGAGAGAGGCAGCCCAGGTCTCTGTCCTGGTTACAGGTAGTCTACACCTAGTAGGAGGGGTGCTGAAATACCTGGACCCCTCACTAGCCTCCTAA